TTCCGCCGGCTTCGTGGAGTCCCACACGAACTCGTACACGTACGTGCTTGGTGCGGCGAACTCGTGGTGGTACTGCACCCACTTCTCGGCTCGCTCTCCCGGCAACTCGTCGACCCGTGGCTCGGCAGTGTCCCGATCCATACGTGTACCCACCAGCAGCGGGATGTTAAATCTGCCCGGTTCGTTTCGGATCGGGAAAATATTGCGAGGCCGGCGTGATGGCGTCCGTTCGAAACGCTGTGTCGGTTTCAGAACGCGTAAATTACGACCGTTCCGACCCCGGCGACCAGGATGGTGACGCCGCTCCAGAGCGCGACCCGCCGGGCGAACGCCCAGGGACCACCGGTCGCGAGCGCCGCCTTGACGACGATGCTCGCAGCCGTCGCAAGCAGGATCGCGACGACCGTCTCGGTCGTGGTGATCGTTCCTCCACGGAACAAAAGCACCGCCGACGTGGTCACGCCCGCCGAGGAGACAAGCCCCGAAATCAGCGCGCTCGCATACAGCCCGCTGGTGCCGAACTGCGCTTCCGCGACCGACGAACCGGCGAGGATAAACAGGAACACCGAGCCGAACGCCAGCGCGTTCTTCAGGGAGAACGGGCTCTCGAGTTCCATCTCGACCTCGGCCGACCAGTCGGCGACGACGTACGCGACGAGGACGCTCCCGACGACGATGATCCCCAGCGGAACGACCGCGTCAATCAAAAGCGGGCCGGCAGCCCCGAAGGTAAACACCAGCGCGAGCGCCAGGTTGCGCAGCGCCATCGCCGCGTTGGCCAGTAACACGCCCGCGACTCCGTACTGGATCCCCTCCGGCTGCTGGCGGACGTGATCCAGCATCGCGCCGACGACCGCCGCCGACGAGGCGAGTCCGCCGAAGAAACCGGTGACGGCGATCCCCCGGCCGCCGTACGACCGTACGAGCGCGTAGTTTACGATCCCGATCCCCGCCACCGAAACGACGAGCAGCCAGGCGATCCGCGGCTCCAGGGGAACGCCCAGGAACTCCATCTGTCCCGGCGGCAACAGTGGATAGATCACGAACGCGAGGATTGCAAACTCGGTCGTCGAGCGGAGCTCTCGACGGGAGAGGTTCCCGGCCAGCCCGTGGAGTTCACGCTTGAGCACAAGCAACGCCGAGGACACTACGGCGACGGTGATCCCCTCGATAATGAATCCGAGCGTGACGAGGATGCCGACCCCGTACGCGACCATAAGGGATACGGCCGTCGTAAGCGCCAGCGGGTCCTCGCCGGTCGACTCGACGTTTGTGAGCCCCTCTATGGACAAAAGCGCCCCGACGACGATCACGAGGAGCCCGCCGACGACCGGAAGCAACACTCCGAGACCGCCGTCGACGGCGACGACGGTGAACACCGCTCCCAGAATCGCCGTCAAGGAGAACGTTCGGATGCCGGCTGCCTTGTCGGACCACTCCCGTTCGAGCCCGAGAAACAGTCCCAGCGCCGCCGCCAGCGCGATGCGAACCACGGGCTCCTCGAAGGGCACCCCGAAGAACACCTGGGCCGGCGTGGCGAGGACGCTCATCTCGGTTGGTTAGATGGACCCCGGGCACATATGTTGCACTATATAGGAATATATACTTCATCCGTCCTGGTCCGGGGCGAGGCAAGCGATGGCTGTCGGCAGTCTTTTGGGTTCCATGGGCGCCACATAGTGTATGTCACGGCTGGAGGAAGCGTCGACGTCGTCGGAATACGGCTGGCTCGCGTTCGGCCTCCTGCTTTTCGCCCTCGTCGGCTACGTTGTCGTCTCCTTCATCGGTGTCGTCGTTTTCGCTCTCTTCCTGTATTACGCGACGCGCCCGGTGTACCGCCGGATCGTCGCACGAACCGGTCACCCGAATCTCGCGGCCGCGCTGGCGCTCGTCGTGCTCGCGTTGCCCGCGATTCTCGTCGTCGGCTACGCGATCGCGATTGCGATCCGGGAGATACAGGAACTCACAGCGATTCCAGGCGTGGATCTCGATGCGTATCCCGAACTCGGTCGCTTCCTTGAAGAACTGGACGATCCCGGAGCGGTGGTGGATCGACTGGGACGGGAACTACTCGAGGGCGATCTGGCGGCGAGTCTACTGGAGTGGCTCACCTCGATCGCCGACACGGCCCTGGTGCTCGCGGTGGCGCTGATCCAGTTGTTCGTGATGGTGGTGCTGGCGTTTTACCTCCTCCGGGACGACCGAAAGCTGACCGCCTGGGTACTCGAGACGTTCGACGACGAAGAGCGGACGCTGCGAGCGTACCTCCTTGCGGTCGACTACGATCTCCGATCGATCTTCTTCGGGAACATCCTCAACGCCTTCATCACCGGTGCGATCGGGGCAATCGTCTTCTCGGTACTGAACGCGTTCGCGCCGGCCGGAGTGGCGATTCCCGCGGCGGCGCTTCTGGGACTGATCGCCGGCGTCGCCAGCCTAATCCCCGTCGTCGGGATGAAACTGGTGTACGTTCCAGTGGCTCTCTATCTCGGACTCCGATCGGTATTTATGGTCGGTACGGAGACACTGTGGTTCGTCGCTCTGTTTCTCGTCATCTCGTTCGTGTTCGTCGACAGTATTCCGGACCTGATCTTGCGACCGTACGTCTCCGGACGGAGTCTCCACGTCGGAGCGGTGATGCTGGCGTACACGCTCGGTCCACTGCTTTTCGGCTGGTACGGGCTGTTTCTGCTGCCGATACTGCTGGTGCTCGTCGTCCAGTTCGCGCGGATCGTCCTGCCGACGAAACTCGGCGAGGAGACCCCCGAACCGCCGCCCGTGGATCCGTACGTCGTCTCCGTCGCCGACGTCAGCCGAGAGATTTCCGGAGACACAATCGGAGACGCGGACGGAGACACGGACGGAGACGCGGCCGGAGACGCCGCCACGGAGACGCCTACTGACGACGACACCGCAAACCGAGAGACGGACGACGATCAGCCCGACGGCGAGACGAACGACGGAAAGAAGCGACCGGAAAAGTAGCCGAGCGCTCGACAGTCGAACTGACGATCGGATCGTTCGAAGCGTTTGAAGCGTTCGGGTCGTTTGGATCGGTCAGTCGATGTACTGCTCTTCCCACTCCTGACGCGCCTCGATCTCCCGGCGACCGCGGCGAGTCAGCGTGTAGTAGTTGGTCCGGCGATCGCGCTGGCCCTTCTCGACGAGACCTTTGTCGACGAGCGTGTCGAGGTTGGGATACAGCCGCCCGTGGTGGATCTCCTTTTCGTAGTAGTTTTCCAGTTCCTCTTTGATAGCGAGCCCGTGCGGTTCGTCGAGTCCCGCGATGACGTACAGCAGGTCTCGCTGAAAGCCTGTCAGATCGTACATCGGTTATATCCATCTGTAGATACAATATCGCATCTCAATAAAGTTGTCGGCTCGAATTTCAGTATGGCCAAGCAACTACGGGTAGAGGTGCGCTACTGGTGTGTTATCGAAATACGATTTCCTGTAAAACAGATGTACTATCGGTGGAAAGGTTGGTCACCCCAGAGTGAATCTCTCCGGGAGTATGAATTTATCTCCCCGCAGCTCCTCAATGCAGATATGCCCGAAGAAGTGATCTTCTCGACGGAACGACGCACCGAACGGTCCGAGATCGCAACGATGCTCCGGTCTGTTGCCGACAAACTCGACGCCGGCGAGCCGGTGACGCTTACGGCCGGCGATCAGTCGGTGACACTCGAGGTGCCACCGCGCCCCACATTCGAGGTCAAGGCGGAACGAGAAACCGGAAGCGGTCCGGCCGAGTTGAGCGTCGAGTTCGAACTCGAGTGGCCGGAAGGCGCTCCCGAGACGGACGAATCGCTCTCCATCGAGTGATCGGTTCGTCGAAAAGGTAGCAAGCCGCGAAAGATCGCGGCTGTGCCGCCCTAAATTGGTCCCCGCTGACGCTTCGGCCCTCCAAGCGAAGCGTCACCCGATTCTACCGATGGGATAGACTTAAAGATGTCGCCGGTGTTCGTCCGCCGGGAACCGGAATGACTTTTTTTTACCCGAGTGGCCCTCGATCGGAGGACGACTTCCGGTGTCGCCACGGGTGAGGTGACGTCGGACGTCGCGACTAGATGTACTCCTCCTCGAGAACCCAGCCCAGCGCTCTCTTGTAGTAGGTGAACATCTGTCTGACTCCTTCGTGGCGCATCTCCTCGCTTTCGAGTTGCTCTTCGAGGAACTCGTACTGCTCTCGGATTTCCTCTTCCTCGCGCATACGTCGAGTCAGGACGGGAGCCGGATCAAACTTCCCCGGCGTCTCCGTCCCACTCTCGGGTTCTCGTTATGTTCTCACGCGACAGGAAAAGGAAAACGTGTCTTAAGACGCGATACCATACCGAAGGGTATGAGTGGCGTTCCCTCGCTGACCCGCGAGGAAAGCTCTCCGGAGGTGGGAGAGGAACTGACGAAGATGGAAGACAGGCGCCTCCGGGTAGAGCTCGAGATAGAACGTGGCGGACCGTGCACCATGGACACCGTCGACGGCAACATCGTCGACGTCGACGTCAGATTCGACGAAGGAGACTGCCAGTGTGACATCGGCGTTCAGAAACGAACCGAAGACGGCGAACAGACGACGACCAAGTACTTCTCGAAAGACATCTGCGATCACTGTCCCGGAATCGTCTTCACCGACCACGGCTGCATCCCGCGGTACCTTCGGATCGGCGACGGGTCGTTCGTGATGGAGACGTACGTCCCGGACACCGAGACCGTCTCCTCGATCGTGAGCGACGTGCGCGAACGCTGCAAGCGGGTAACCGTCCGGTCGATCACCTCCACTGAACGCCTCGAATACCCTCAAACCTGCACGATCGACGTCTCGTCGCTGACTCGCAAGCAGCGCGAGGCGATCCACAGGGCCAAACAGGCCGGCTACTACGATCCGGACACGAAAGTGCCCCTCGAAGAACTGGCCACGGAAATCGGCATCTCCAAATCCGCGCTCTCCCAGCGACTGCAGCGCGCGGAGGCGAACGTCATCCGACAGTTGTCCTGCGAGTGCGACTGCTGGGAATGAAAGCGATGGGGTATTCGAACGGAAGGATCCGCCGGATAGGTTAAAACTTTCATTGGTCCAGAGTATCATCTATCGTCGCCCGAGCCGTTCGGACGACTATCGGAACCCGAAGGGGGCCGATCTTGGTGATGTCGCCGACGAAATCGGTGTGAGCAAGTCTGCCGTTTCCCAGCGGCTCAAAGCCCTCGAACGCAAGATGATGGTCGAGCTAATCGACTCGTGTGTCGAAGAATGCCGCAGTCGGCCAGCGTCGCCGCAAGGCGACGGTTGAAACCGTAGTTAAACGCGAGTGACGTTCGTCGCTCGCGGGCCCTTGGGGGCCTGTTCGATATCGAATTCGATCTCCTGTCCCTCCGTCAGATCTTCGCCGCCGACATCCTCCATGTGGAAGAATACGTCGTCGTCGGAGTCCTCAGTCGCGATGAAACCGTAACCGCCCGTGTCGTTGAAGAAATCAACCTTACCGTTTGCCATTGCAAATAGATGGAGGCCGGTGAGACGGATAAGGATTCCGTATTCGTTTTTAAAACAATATTTCTTTCAAACAGACATTCACTAAACTACGTATTTCGAGTTATATCTATCCACACGTCGGGTTCTCGGTTACAAACCCGCCTGTTTGGCCACTGAATGGGGGACGTCCCGTCGCTCCGCAACTTCCTCGTTTCGCTATCCAGTCAGCCGGACGGCGACTCAGCCAGTCGATTCGGATCGACCTCGTCGTACCGGACGACCGCGTCGAAATACTCCATCGGTAGTGCTTCGCCGGTCGTGACGCCGCGAGCGTCCCGGTCGGAGAACGTCTCCTCGATGAACAGCCGGGCGACGACGGCCTCCCGTGCGTCCGAATCCTCCGCGAGCGATCGCTGGGCACGCGACAACAACAGGACCGCAGTAAGCACGTCGTAGATGTACTCTGTCACTTCCTTCGCCTCGTGTTGTGCGTAGTCGCCGTCCCCTGACCCGAGTGCCACGAGCGCCTCCTGGAGCGCCCGAAACTCCTCGCGCACCGTCGTGGCCTGTTCCTCCAGGAGTGGATGCTCGACGTCGTCGAGATACCCCTCGACGAGCGGGATCAACGCCTCGTGGGCGCGTTCCGTCTCCATTGCCCGGAGGACGTCCAGCGAGAGGATGTTGGCCGTCCCCTCCCAGATTGGAAGCGCCTGGACGTCGCGATAGAGCCGGTGGGTCACGAACTCCCGGACGTAGCCGTTGCCACCCTGGATCTCCATCGCATAGGAGGCGGTGTCGACGGCCGCGCGGGTGGTCACGTGTTTCGACACCGGCACGAGGAGCCGCATGAGCCGGAACGCGCGATCGTCACCGTGGTCTCGTTCGTACCGATCGAACCACCGGGCGGCCTCCATCGCGAACGAAAGCGTCGCCTCGTGGGTGACTGCCATCTCGACGAGATCACGTTGTAACAGCGGGAACTCCCCGATCGGCTGTCCGAACGCTTCCCTGTTTGCGGCGTGGATCTTGCTCTCCAGTAAGAGCCGGCCGATGATCCCGACCGCGCCCACGGAGTTCGTGACGCGCTCCCAGTTCAGCATCGTCGTCATGTACTTGAACCCCCGCTCGGGCTCCCCGACGAGATAGCCGGTCGTCCCGTCGAACTCCACCTCGCCCGTGGGGACGCTCTCGGTTCCCAGCTTGTCCTTGAGCCGGCGATATATCTGGGGGTTCAACTCGCCGCTCGGGAGTTCGTGAGGAACCAGAAACAGCGACAGCCCCTTCGTTCCCTCCGGGGCGCCCGGGCGCCGACCGAGCGCCAGCGTTCCCTGGGCGTCGATGTTCGAACAGAACCACTTCTCTCCGGTGAGTTCGTACGTCCGTGTCTCGATCGGGTCCTCGGGGGCGATCACTCCGCCGTCGCCGTGGACTCCCCTCCCTTCCTCGTCGGTCGCGGCCGTCCCCTCGTCGTCCCGTCCGGTGGCTTCCTCCGTTGCGGAACTCGTTGCTTCGCGGGGGACGCCCACGGGTTCTGCGGTCGTCTCGGCGGCCCCGACGTCGCTTCCACCTTGCTCTTCAGTCAGGAACATTCCCCCCTCGATGACGTCGTCGTACTCCCGGGCGGTGAGCCCCTCGAAGTACTCCTCGTAGTGGTTCCCGTGATCGTGGTTCCGGAGCACAAGCGCCGCCCCGACGGTCATGGACTGCGAACACACAAGTCCGGTGTCGGCATACGACAACAGCAACTGCATCGTCAGCGTGTGGACCAGTCCCAGTGGTTCCTCCCGCCCCGGCGGCGGTTCGAACGCGTCGGCGAGGATCCCGCGTTCGTAGATCAACTCCTCGTTCTCGAACTGCTTCGGGTAATACCGAACCTCGTTCAGCAGGTCGCCGTGTCTGTCGTAGGTCCGGAGTTCGGGTCCGTGTTCGTCGATCAGATCTGCGTTGTCCGCGATCGTGTGCCCGACCACGCCGCCGAACTCCTCGAGGCGTTCGGCTGCCCACTCGAACTCCTCGTCGGGATACACCCGCCCTGCCGCCGCCTGCAACGCCGGGTTCAGTCGCCAGTAGTTGACGTCCTTTCCCTCCTCGTACTCGCCGTACTCGAACGGTGGACCATCCATGTGTTACAATAACAACACACACGATCGTGATGAATATTGGTGAATTCGTGTAGGGTTCTTCCGTGTTTATTCGTGATTCAACCTGCGTTTCTCGAACACGCGGCGCCCTGCATGGATTCCACCAGCTACGACAGTCTCAGTAGCTATCAGTATAGGCGAACTCAAGGAGGTCGGCCGTAGAGAAGTCGTCCTGTCCAGTGGTCGGCCCGGGAAGCGTCGGCGTCCATCCGGGCTGGACGCTCAGGAACGACCCCGGATCTTCCTCGATTAGGCCGACGAATGTTTCGGCGACGATGCGGCTCCCAACCGGTCCGAGGTGATCCCCACCGCTTGCGATTTTGGCCTCGGCGAGCACTTAGACTATAATGGTTCCTCAGGTAGCGCAAGCGTTTTGTATGTCAACATAGTAGTGGGTATCAGGTGATTCGAAATGGGTAAGGATTCGGTCGAGGTGGCTTCCGGGGAAGAAATCACGCTGAAAGTCGATGATAGAGGAAGAGTCACGCTTCCAAAAGAGATTCGGGACCAACTCGGAATCGAGTCGAACGACGAGATTCCTGCACGGCTGATTGGCTCGGTTCTGGAGGTCAATCCCAAGCCGAGTTCGAAGCTCCAGACGGCAACAGCGGACCGCGATTCGTGGGAGAACACGACCCCGGCTGACGCTGGTGAAGGCCTCTTCGGACCGATGGAAAACAACGAATGACCAGGCAAGGAGACTCGCTTCCAACCGAGGTGACGGTCCTCACGGATGTCAACATCCTCGCCATTGCACTCACTGACGATCATCCAGCGTACGATGAGGTCTACCCGTGGATTGAAGATGCACTCGATGGGCCGAATGCGTTGCTCGTGTTTGACTACTACCCCCTTCGAGCACAGTATATTATGACGCAACAATTCGGTGTCGAACCGGTGGACGCCCGAAACGCCGTCCAGTCACTGGTTCAGAGCCCGGTTCGGATAATCAGTGCCACCGACACCACAGTGCTCGATGCATACGAGATCAGTGCCGAGAAAAACCACGACGTGTACGACGCATTTCTTCTCGCGCTTGCCCGGTCGTATGATGCTGACTATCTGCTCACCACTGATGCTGACTTCGAAGAACTCTGTGAAACGGAAGAGGTGACGTATCATAACCCGATTCCGGCAGAGAAACGCGACGTTCTGACCGTCACTGAGGGGTGACGAGTTTTCTGACATGAAGAAGGTTCATCTGGTGAGTCGGATCATTCGGAAATACGATCATAGGTGGTCGATTAAGAACGGGTTCAAGAAGATCAAACGTTTCCGTGTTCGGACAATCTCGATGAAGTACGAGTACCGGTTTTTCAATTTTTACATGCCTGTACGATGTACAACGCGTGGCGGTTGGTTGACCTTCTGGTAAAGGTAGAGATGCCTGAAAAGTGCTGTACGAGACGGAGGAGCGTATGCGCAGGCCGGGAGTCCCGCGAGGGATGCGAGGTCGAACGAAGTGAGACCTCGAAACGTGAACGGCGACCGGAGGGAGCCGTGAACGAAGTGAACGAGTGGGACTACGGGCGGCGCACGAACGGAGCGAGCGGGAAGCCGCGAGCAGGGCGAGGTCGAGCGCAGCGAGACCTCGAAAGGCGAACGGCGACCGAAGGGAGCCGTGAGCCGAGTGAGTGCGCCGGCCGGGATTTGAACCCGGGCCATGAGCTTGGAAGGCTCAGGTCCTACCACTAGACCACCGGCGCTCACGTACAACCAGCCGGTCGCGGTTTAAGGGTGTTACTCTTTCCGGCGCCCGCCACGACGCCGTCCGTCATCCCCGGGGGTCGTACTTATACGTCGCCTCGTCGGGATCGATGCCGAAGTCCTCCGGCGTCTCTTCGGGACCCGCATCTTCGGCGTCGCGCTCTGCTGCCGACTTGAACCGCTCGCGGAGCCGGTCGGGCATCTCGAACCCGTCGACGTCGATCCGCAGCGGCTGAATCTCGTCGCTCACCGTCTCGCGCTTTTCAGTGATTCGCTCGGCGATCGGCGCCGGCAGCTCCTCGGGATCCGCGAACTCGAAGCCGAACTGGACGAGGTACTCCGGCTGATCAGTGAGCGAGTACACCTCCCCGAACCCCTCGTCGCCCGCTTTCTGGAGGAGTCGCTCGATCACGTGGGCGCCGACACCCTGGTCGCGCCAGCCGTCGAGCACGCCGATCCCCGTGATCTCGCAGGCGTCGGGATCCTTGTGGATCCGTATCCGGCCGAACCCCGCCCGGGTGTTCGACTCCTCGTCGACCGCGATGACGTAATCGCGCGACCGAAACGCGGCGTCGTCCAGGCCCATCGCCTCGATGTGGTCCAGAAGCCAGACCTCCTCCCGGTTTCGCGCATCGCGGACGTACATGGTACATCTAACTCCCCCACGGGAGAAATCGTTTGTGGGGAATCGGGCCGTCGGTTGCACTCGACTGCGGGTTACTCAAGTACGCCCCTGGCGATGATCTCCTTTTGAATCTCCGTGGTTCCCTCGTATATTTCGGTGATCTTGGCGTCCCGATACAGGCGCTCGACGTCGAACTCCGTGGTGTAGCCGTAGCCGCCGTGGATCTGGACCGCCTCGTTCGTGACCGCCATCGCGGTCTCGCTTGCGTGGTACTTCGCCATCGAGGCGGCGACGCGGTTGTCCTCGCCGGCGTTCGCCTGCCGGGCCGCCTCCCGGACCAGCAGCCGCGAGGCAGCGATCCGGGTCGCCATCTCGGCGAACTTGTGCTGGATCGCCTGGATGTCCGCGATCGGCCCGCCGAACTGCTCGCGCTCGCCGGCGTACTCGCGGGCCTCGTCGAACGCCGCCTGCGCCAGCCCAACCGACTGGGCGGCGATGCCGATCCGACCGCCAGTGAGGATCCGGAACGCCGCCGAGAGCCCCTTCCCCTCTTCAGTGAGCCGGTTCTCGGCCGGGATCCGCGCCCCGTCGAACCCCAGCGACGTCGTGTCCGAGGCGCGCAAGCCGAGTTTCTCCTCCTTCTTCCCGACGGTCACCCCCGGCGTGTCGCCAGGAACCAGGAACTGCGTGACGCTTCCGGGATCGTCGGGGTCGGTCTTCGCGAAGACGACGTACACACCCGCGCGCTGGCCGTTGGTGATCCACATCTTCTCGCCGTCGAGGACGTACTCGTCTCCGTCCCAGCGCGCGACCGTCGACATCTCGGCGGGGTTGGAGCCGGCGTGGGGCTCCGAGAGCGCGAACGCCCCGACCGGCCGGCCGTCGACCATCTCCGGGAGCCACCGCTCGCGCTGCGCCTCCGAGCCGAACGTCGCGATACAGGAAGTCGCCAGACAGTGGACCGAAAGCGCAGTCGCGACCGCCAGCTGCCCGTAGGCCACACCCTCGTTGACGACGCTGTAGGTGACGCGACCGGCGTCGAACCCGCCGTACTCCTCGGGAACCGTCAACCCGGTGAGATCCAGCTCGGCGAGCCCGTCCCAGACGTCCTCGGGGAACGTCTCCGTCGCGTCCGCCTCCCGGGCGCCCGGCCGGATCTCCTCGGTCGCGAACTCGTAGACGAGATCCCGGATCGCCCGCTGTTCGTCGGTGAGCGCCGAGTCGCTGGGTGGCAGTGACATGGGCACCGTTTCGCTCCGGCGAAGAAAAAGCCCACTCCCCGAAAGTGCGGTCCGGTCCCGGGTCACTTACCGCGCAGCCAGGCGAGCACCTCCTCGGGATCGGCGCCGAGCCCGCCCCCCTGGGCGAACGTCGGGCCGCCACCCCCGCCTCCGCCGAACTGGTCGGTGATCTCCTCGACGACTTCGCCCGCCGCGGGCTCGCCGCCGGTGGCGACCACGACGAACGGCGCGTCGCCGTCGCCGACGACCGCCGCGACGTCCGGACCGTCGTCCTCGCTGGCGATCTGCGACTGGAGCCGATCGCCGACCTCGTTCGGGCCGAACCCCTCGACTGCACCGACCTGCCACCGGGCGCCGTCCCTGTCGACCGTCTCGAGCGACGAGAGCCGGGCTTCGAGCACCTCCCCTTTCAGCGACTCGAGTTCCTCCGAGAGCGCGTCGTTCTCCTCGGCGAGACGGGCGACCGCCTCGGGGAGCTCCTCGATCCCGACGTCGACCTCCCGGGCGGCCGACAGCGCCGCGCGGTGGACCGTCGCGTCGCGCCGGATCCCGACCGGCCCGACCGCGAACTCGATCCGGGTGAGCCCCTCGCCGGGGTTCGACCGCGAGAGCACCTCCACCGGACCGATCTCTTCGGTGTTCGAAACGTGGGTTCCCCCGCAGGCGGCCGCGTCCCACGCCGAGCCGTCCAGTGCGAGCGCCTCTTTTGCCTCCTCGGTGTCGAGCTCGCCGAGGTTCCCCCGCGTGTCGCCGCCGACGGTGACGATCCGGACGGTGTCGGCGCCGGCCATGACACCCTCCTCGGTTTTGGTGTTGAACGCCACCGCCTCGTGATCGCGGGCGGTCTCGACGTCGACCTCACCCCACGAAACCGGATACGAGTCCCACACCGCACGGTTTGTCAACCGCTCGAGTTCGACGAGTGCGTCGTCGTCGACGTCGGAGGGCGTCGCGAAGTCGACCCGGACCTTCCGATCGTCGATGTCGAAGCCGCCGTACCCCAGGTCGTCGAACAGCCGCCGCCCGGCTCCGTACAGCACGTGACTCGCCGTGTGAGCCCGCATGCAGTACGTCCGGAACGTGTCGTCGACGATGCACTCGACTTCCTGGCCAGGCTCGAACTCGGACTCGAGACCGCCTTCCGGGGACGCGAGCCCGTGGTGGACCTCGCCATCGACGTCCCACACGTCCGCCACCGCGGTTCCGTCGATGAACCCTCGATCGGCGGGCTGGCCGCCGGAGGCGGCATAAAAGTACGTCTCGTCCAGCACGACCGCGTCGTCGGTGACGCGATCGACGGTTGCGGAGAACGTTCGAACCGACGGGTCGTCGGGTGCGCGTGAGCCGGTCATGTCCGCCGGAACGTGAGCCGGTTCGATAAAACTGTCCCACTGGCGGTACCTGCCGGAGCCTCGCGTCGGTCACGACGGAATCGCCGGGACGAAACGGCTACTCGTCGACCAGTTCCACGTCGAGGCGCTCTTCGACCGCGCGCACGACGGATCCGCCGACGTTCGCGCGGGCGGCCCGGCCCTGTTCGATCGCCAGCAGGTCGTCCTCGTCGACGTCCAACTCGGCGGCGAGTTCTTCGATGCGGAGCCCGGCGTCCTGTCTGGCACGTTCTGCGCGTTCCCCGTACTCGGAGACGAGATACGGCAGCCGGTCGCTCTCGTAATCGGTGCCTTCCTTTTCCCAGTGGCTCGAATCGCCCTTGCCAGCGTCGTACATTTTGGCCGCCTGCTGGGCCGCCCGCTTTTTCCGGCTGGGCTCGTCGTCGTCGCGGGTACTCTCCCGGTCCCGCTTCTTTTCGGACTGCGTTTGGTTGCTTCCGTGGGGCTCACAGTCGCGACAGACCAGAAGCTCCGCGCCGGCGACGTTGGCGGGCCGGAGATTCCCCGTCTCCCGCCCGCACAGCTCGCAGGCGTCGCCGTCGCCGCCGCCGCCACCCCCGCCCGTGGAATACTTGGCCATGTGTCCGGGTACGCGCCCGGCCTTTTAAAGCATGGGTCGCGGCCCAAAACCTTATCAATAACTCCTGGTTATTTACAGGTATGGAACTGCCGACGCCGCAGGACCTTCGCGAGCGGCGGACCGAACTCGAACTCACCCAGAGCGAACTCGCAGACGCCGCCGAGGTTTCACAGCCGCTCATCGCCCGGATCGAGGGCGGGGACGTCGACCCGCGGCTGTCGACGCTTCGACGGATCGTGGCCGCCCTCGACGAGGCGGAAGGCGACGTGGTTCGTGCAAACGACCTGATGCACGAGTCCGTGGTGAGCGTCGAACCCGACGACTCCGTAAGCGAAGCGGTCGACCTGATGGAGCGGGAAGCGTACTCCCAGTTGCCGGTGTTGCAAAACGGCGTGCCGGTCGGCTCGATCAGCCAGAGCGACGTGATCCACGCCGGCGAGAACGTCGGAAACGAACCCGTAAGCGAGATCATGAGCGAGTCGTTCCCGACGGTGTCACAGGACGTGACCGTCGACGAGATCCGGAACCTCCTGGATCACTACAAGGCGGTCGTCGTCACAGAGGGGGGCG
The Halalkaliarchaeum desulfuricum DNA segment above includes these coding regions:
- a CDS encoding helix-turn-helix domain-containing protein, with protein sequence MAKYSTGGGGGGGDGDACELCGRETGNLRPANVAGAELLVCRDCEPHGSNQTQSEKKRDRESTRDDDEPSRKKRAAQQAAKMYDAGKGDSSHWEKEGTDYESDRLPYLVSEYGERAERARQDAGLRIEELAAELDVDEDDLLAIEQGRAARANVGGSVVRAVEERLDVELVDE
- a CDS encoding CBS domain-containing protein, giving the protein MELPTPQDLRERRTELELTQSELADAAEVSQPLIARIEGGDVDPRLSTLRRIVAALDEAEGDVVRANDLMHESVVSVEPDDSVSEAVDLMEREAYSQLPVLQNGVPVGSISQSDVIHAGENVGNEPVSEIMSESFPTVSQDVTVDEIRNLLDHYKAVVVTEGGEAVGIITEADIAAYLS